A genome region from Alkalimarinus coralli includes the following:
- the nfuA gene encoding Fe-S biogenesis protein NfuA gives MVTVTESAQDYLKTLLDKQDTSDMGVRMFVTQPGTKMAETCLAYCKPDEIVVDDEKIQLKSFVLYLEQKSLPFLEDALVDYAADKMGGQLTIKAPNAKVPKVSDDSPLDERVTYYLVTEINPGLAAHGGDVSLVEIVEGNVAVLKFGGGCQGCSAVSITLKEGVEKTLKERIPELGGVRDVTDHTVTDNAYFQ, from the coding sequence ATGGTCACGGTTACAGAGTCTGCTCAAGATTATCTAAAAACGCTTCTTGATAAGCAGGATACTAGTGATATGGGTGTTAGAATGTTTGTAACTCAGCCAGGAACGAAAATGGCTGAAACCTGCTTGGCCTATTGTAAGCCTGATGAGATTGTTGTTGATGATGAAAAGATACAGCTCAAGAGTTTCGTGTTGTATCTGGAGCAAAAAAGTTTACCGTTTCTTGAGGATGCATTGGTCGACTACGCTGCTGATAAAATGGGAGGGCAGCTTACGATAAAGGCACCGAATGCAAAAGTGCCAAAAGTAAGTGATGACTCGCCGCTTGATGAAAGGGTTACGTACTATCTGGTGACAGAGATAAATCCTGGTTTGGCCGCGCACGGCGGGGATGTCTCGTTGGTGGAGATTGTTGAAGGTAATGTTGCTGTTCTAAAATTTGGTGGAGGCTGTCAGGGCTGCAGTGCTGTTAGCATCACGCTAAAAGAAGGTGTAGAAAAAACCTTAAAAGAGCGAATACCTGAGCTTGGTGGTGTGAGGGATGTTACCGATCATACAGTTACTGATAACGCCTATTTTCAGTAG